The sequence ATTAATTTATTTTTTTCTTCTAAAACATAAAAATATTGCTTGAAAATATGTAGAATAGGAAAACACACAAAATCTATGAATTAGATAATCTGGTTTCTTAAGAATTCTTCGTAGAATTTTGTAGAAGTTAGGCTATATCTCTTTTAAATCTGTAGTTGTCAAAATATTTATCCATATCTGATGTAATCATCGTGTCACCACAATACTGACCTACCCTTCTGAGTGTAATTAAAGAATGATTGTAGATGACCAATGACCAAAACAACCTAACAATTATTGGTTGCGGAAACCTTAACCGTAATGATGATGCCGTAGGCGTAATTGTAGCCCAACGCCTACAGCAATATCTCGCCACATATCCTCATCCCCATGTGAAAGTTTACGACTGCGGAACCGCAGGGATGGAAGTCATGTTTAAAGCCAGAGGTAGCAAGCACCTAATAATTATTGATGCGAGTTCGACAAATTCCGAACCAGGTGCTGTATTTAAACTTCCAGGGACAGAATTAGAAGCTCTACCAGAACCTAGTTATAACTTGCATGATTTTCGCTGGGATAATGCAATAGCTGCTGGAAAAAAAATCTTTAAAGATGATTTTCCTCCTCTCGTTACCGTTTATTTAATTGAAGCAGCAAATCTTGATTTCGG comes from Rivularia sp. PCC 7116 and encodes:
- a CDS encoding hydrogenase maturation protease, which codes for MTNDQNNLTIIGCGNLNRNDDAVGVIVAQRLQQYLATYPHPHVKVYDCGTAGMEVMFKARGSKHLIIIDASSTNSEPGAVFKLPGTELEALPEPSYNLHDFRWDNAIAAGKKIFKDDFPPLVTVYLIEAANLDFGWELSHAVQLSAAKVFEQIKAVIGNNTEYGETVLS